CTGCATTTTGAGATCCGAGCATGTGAACAATGCCAGAACTGTAACAAGGGGTCTACTCCAACCACGAACCAACATGAACTATCACTTACTGTGAACGCCGAAGAACTAGAAGAGTATAACAAAACGACTGCCGATGAACAGCTCAACATAACCCACCAAGAAAACCACTCACGCCAGTCGAGAGCAGCGGatctgttttcatttttaaGTGGCAGCCCGGGCCGTCAGGGCAAAAGCAGATCGTCTCAGACAGCCGAAAACTCTCAAGACTTTCGTCAACTTCTTAGTCAGGCGGGCAGGAAAAAgatagacaaaacttcagaCGAACACTTCAACTCACTTTGGGACCTTGTTCAACAGATTCCAATAGATGAAACAAAAGCCAAGACCCAGTCAACCCCAGGTTTAGAGACACAGAGCGAAGCTATTCCCGAGTCCGATGCCTTTCTGAAACTTTTAGGTGACACAATCAAAGAATCGGTTGATAAAAATAAGCAGGTCAACCCAAAGGAGCTGGACGACATAGGAAACCTGATCAACGAGGCAGAAGAAACTGTTGACAACACTCAGCTATCACAACATTTGGACGATTTGAATAAACTAGTAAGGCTAGGTGAAACTACTACCGTAGTTCCAATAACAGAAGAACACCTTACTGAACGACTCACGACACCCACAGTTTCAACAACAGCGACGGTCAAGCCTGAGACAATGCCACCAACGACAGAAGAGCAGACGACAACCGAAGTTCCAACAACAGTGACAGTTAAGCTTGAGACAATGCCACCAACGACAGAAGAGCAGACGACAACCGAAGTTCCAACAACAGTGACAGTTAAGCTTGAGACAATGCCACCAACAACAGAAGAGCAGACGACAACCGAAGTTCTGACAACAGTGACAGCCAGGCCTGAGACAATGCCACCTACGACAGAAGAGCAGACGACAACCGAAGTCCTGACAACAGTGACAGTCAGGCCTGAGACAACACTTCTTACGACAGAAAAATATCAAGAGCCGACGACAACCGAAACAACAACTAGTCTCAGTAAGTTCACGACTGTGGCTGCTACTGAGGAGGTAGCAACAGAGGAATTGGAAACCACATCTACACCGATTACAACACCACGGGTGCTTACTCTAACCTCTCGTGTGGAAACACAGCGTGAAGGGATACCCGGACCGGAAGATTTTCTGAAACTTTTTGGCGAAACGATTAAAGAATCTGTGGATAAACACGAAAAGGTCAACCCGGGGGATCTAGAAGACATAGGAAACTTGATCAACGAGGCCGAGGAAACTATTGACAACACTCAGCTATCACAACATTTGGACGATTTGAATAAACTAGTGAGGCTAGGTGAAACTACCACTTTCCTCCCAACAACAGAAGAACATCTTACTGAACGACTCACGACAACCGAAGTTCAAACAACAAGGACAGTCAAACCTGAGAGAATACCACTGACGTCAGAACCCATGACAACGCTAATGCCAGAGATTCAAATAGAACTTACATCCTACGCACCCATGACCCTTCAACAACTTCAAACAACTGAGGTAGTAATAAGACAGACTACTCAGCCGACAAATTCAGAGGGACCTCCCACCCAAGCTAAGGTGACCCACGCCAATGTGCAAGAGGACTTTCTTAAACTCCTTGATGAAACCTTTAAGGATGCGGATACAGCCCACCATACACCGAACCCTAATGACCTACAAGACTTCCAGGATTTGATCGAGGTAGCTGAGAAGACGATTGATAATAAGCAACTATCTGAGAGCCTTAACCAGCTGGGTCAGATTCTGAACCCGGTGGAACTGTCGACTACCAAAATGACAACAGAAGTTGAAGCATCACCAACAACAGTTTTTGGCGAGGACTTGCTGAACTTGATCGACAAAGCAGGGATGGGAAATGACTCTAAGATACAAGAAGCATATTTAAATAACATGCTTGATGAAATAGGCAATTTGTCTGAAAGCAAAGTGTCCGAGAAGGACCTGGATCTCATCAAAGAACTCTTGCAACTTGGTGGAGGAAGACACACTACTAGTACCCCACAGTCGGAAGCAAGTACCATCAAACCGACAATTGGTGGGCAATACCTCTTGGAATTTCTCAACAAGACAGGTGTAATCAATCCAGAAGATATTCAAGCAGAATTCAAGAAAGAATTTGGTATCTTGGATCAATTTCTTGTTGATCATAATGTAAAACCGGACGAAGAAGTCAGAGATATCATCAATAAAATCGGTAGTCTTCTAAGAACAGCACCTCCAACAACCACGGCAGCAACAACAACTCTTCCTGTGCCCAGTACAACAAGAGAAGGAGAAGCACTTCTAGGTCTTATTAAACAACTAGAAGAAACAGAAAAGAAACACGAGGAGGAAAACAATCGCCAAGTCCAAAACTTGGAAGAGCTTTTTCAAGGCGTTGGTGAAGCAGACCGGGACATTTTCAGCCATGAGCTCAACCATCTCAACCAGTTGTTTAATCCAACCACAGAACCAATGGTGACAACAGTGCCGACTGTTACCAGAGATAAAGTGTTGGCATTTGTGGACGAGATCGCGGGGCTTCCAGAAGAGGAGTCGCAGAAAAGCAAAGAGGATATTGCCATTATTAATCAAATCTTCGAAGGTCTTCAAGAATCAGATGGTGATGTTCTTGATAATGAAATCCAACAGTTGATGGGTCTACTAGCACCTACTGAGATCACACCTACATCACTGCTTACAACTGAACCATACAAAACCACAGCAAAGATGGCAGGAGAAGAACTCATCAATTTCATTGACGAGTTTGATGAAACTAAACCAAAAACAGGGGAGAAAAATAAAGATCAAATTCAGAGCTTCGAGCAGCTCTTCAAAGaggtgaaagaaacaaacaaagacatCTTAAGCCACGAGATAAATCATCTTAATCAGTTATTTAATCCTTCAACCATGACCATGGAGACATCAGCCATCCCAACTAAGAATGTACTTGACTTCGTCGACAGAtttattaaacttacactgaaTGAAACATTGACGAGTCGAGCAGAGGTGAACAATCTTGACGATCTGTTCCAAGCTCTCAATGAATCTGACGAGGCTGTTTTAAGCGATGAAATCAATCAGCTACTTGGATTGCTGATGCCAACCTCAGCGACGACGGTTGCGCCACCAACAACGACCCTCTCTGGACAGTACTTGTTAGAATTGTTTAATAAAACTGAGTTGATCAACAAGGAGAAACTACTTGATGAGTGGGGCAACGATATCAATCTGGTCGATGGTATTCTGGAGAAGGTCCCACTGCACTTAAATGAGGACCTTCTTAACAACATTGGTAACCTGCTTAAGGAAAAGACTACACCATTCCCGGCTACTACAGAAGCCAGCGAGACAAAAGAGCAACAGTTGCTGGACTTGATGGAGACTCTGGGCAAAATGGAGCTCAAAGTCTCAGATAACAATTTGATCGAGGTCCAAGCTTTGGAGGAGATATTCAACACATCTATGGGTGAGGATAAGGATAAGTTGATGGAGGATTTAGCTCACCTTCAGTCAATCTTGAGTCCTGAGACACAGCCATTGACAACGTCAGGAGTTGGTCTCCTTGATTTCATAGACGGAATTCGGGAAACAGAGAAGGACAAACTAGAAGGCGAACAAGGACTACAAGATATCCAGGATGTTCTCGTGGAAGTACTTGAGTCAAATGAAGAAGACATGCTGGCAGCAGAAGTGGACCATCTCGCACAGTTATTCATGCCTACTGTAGTCCCAACCACTGCTTATGTATCAACAGTAGAGCCGACAATCGAAGGCAAGTACATATTGGATCTTCTCCTCGGAGTTGAACAGATTAATGGGAGTAAACTGTTGGAAGACCTCAAAAACGACGAAAGCCTCGTCAATCAGTTTGTAAACACTGGTAAAGTAAAGTTTGGAGATGACCTTGAAGAAGCGATTGGTCAAATTGGGATGCTGCTGATCAAGAAAACAACCGAAGCACCAGCAACCACTGAGGCCAACAGCAAGTTGATCTTAGATCTGATAGACACTTTAGGCAAAGAAAAGGTTCAGGCTATTCAAGGAGTACAAGATATCCAGAATGTACTTGTGGAATTTCATGAACAAGATGGAGAAGACATCTTGGAAGCAGAAGTGGACCGTCTCTCACAGTTATTCCTGCCTGCAACTACTACCCCTGTGCCGACAACGCAACCAACCGTCGGACGCAAATACATTTTAGATTTTCTCCTGAAAGTTGGACAGGTTAATGCCAGCGAATTGATTAAGGACCTGAGAAACGACAAAAGCCTCGTCGATCAGTTTGTAGAAACTGGTAAAAGAAAAATGGGAGATGATCTCCAGGAAGCTATCGATCAAATAGCGTTGCTACTGAGCAAAAAGACAACTGAAACACCAGtatcaacaccaacaacaaccaCTGAGGCTGGCAGTCAGTTGTTCCTAGATCTTATAGATACTCTAAGCAAACAGAAGCTTCAGGAACTGCAAGGGGCACAAGATATCCAGAATATTTTAGGAGAAGTGCGGGAAGAAGACGCAGAAGCTATCTTGGAGAAAGAAGTGGAGCACATTGCAGATTTATTTTTGCCGACTGAAAGTGAACTGTCGTCTACACAACCCCCAACAACTACGCCGTACCCGACAGTCGGAGGCATGTACATACTACACTTCCTGCAACAAGTTGAACAAGTTAACTGGAATGAATTGAAAGATAATTTCAATGACGACAACGCCGTCCTCAATCAGTTTCTAGAAACTGTTCGGCTTGGAGAC
The DNA window shown above is from Asterias amurensis chromosome 18, ASM3211899v1 and carries:
- the LOC139950501 gene encoding uncharacterized protein isoform X2 codes for the protein MGAYTGVKTIAICIVLPLILANAQYGQWSTWSECLEIGTFHNNDVIMSSHRSRSCREIHQNTAVNKTGCNELHFEIRACEQCQNCNKGSTPTTNQHELSLTVNAEELEEYNKTTADEQLNITHQENHSRQSRAADLFSFLSGSPGRQGKSRSSQTAENSQDFRQLLSQAGRKKIDKTSDEHFNSLWDLVQQIPIDETKAKTQSTPGLETQSEAIPESDAFLKLLGDTIKESVDKNKQVNPKELDDIGNLINEAEETVDNTQLSQHLDDLNKLVRLGETTTVVPITEEHLTERLTTPTVSTTATVKPETMPPTTEEQTTTEVPTTVTVKLETMPPTTEEQTTTEVPTTVTVKLETMPPTTEEQTTTEVLTTVTARPETMPPTTEEQTTTEVLTTVTVRPETTLLTTEKYQEPTTTETTTSLSKFTTVAATEEVATEELETTSTPITTPRVLTLTSRVETQREGIPGPEDFLKLFGETIKESVDKHEKVNPGDLEDIGNLINEAEETIDNTQLSQHLDDLNKLVRLGETTTFLPTTEEHLTERLTTTEVQTTRTVKPERIPLTSEPMTTLMPEIQIELTSYAPMTLQQLQTTEVVIRQTTQPTNSEGPPTQAKVTHANVQEDFLKLLDETFKDADTAHHTPNPNDLQDFQDLIEVAEKTIDNKQLSESLNQLGQILNPVELSTTKMTTEVEASPTTVFGEDLLNLIDKAGMGNDSKIQEAYLNNMLDEIGNLSESKVSEKDLDLIKELLQLGGGRHTTSTPQSEASTIKPTIGGQYLLEFLNKTGVINPEDIQAEFKKEFGILDQFLVDHNVKPDEEVRDIINKIGSLLRTAPPTTTAATTTLPVPSTTREGEALLGLIKQLEETEKKHEEENNRQVQNLEELFQGVGEADRDIFSHELNHLNQLFNPTTEPMVTTVPTVTRDKVLAFVDEIAGLPEEESQKSKEDIAIINQIFEGLQESDGDVLDNEIQQLMGLLAPTEITPTSLLTTEPYKTTAKMAGEELINFIDEFDETKPKTGEKNKDQIQSFEQLFKEVKETNKDILSHEINHLNQLFNPSTMTMETSAIPTKNVLDFVDRFIKLTLNETLTSRAEVNNLDDLFQALNESDEAVLSDEINQLLGLLMPTSATTVAPPTTTLSGQYLLELFNKTELINKEKLLDEWGNDINLVDGILEKVPLHLNEDLLNNIGNLLKEKTTPFPATTEASETKEQQLLDLMETLGKMELKVSDNNLIEVQALEEIFNTSMGEDKDKLMEDLAHLQSILSPETQPLTTSGVGLLDFIDGIRETEKDKLEGEQGLQDIQDVLVEVLESNEEDMLAAEVDHLAQLFMPTVVPTTAYVSTVEPTIEGKYILDLLLGVEQINGSKLLEDLKNDESLVNQFVNTGKVKFGDDLEEAIGQIGMLLIKKTTEAPATTEANSKLILDLIDTLGKEKVQAIQGVQDIQNVLVEFHEQDGEDILEAEVDRLSQLFLPATTTPVPTTQPTVGRKYILDFLLKVGQVNASELIKDLRNDKSLVDQFVETGKRKMGDDLQEAIDQIALLLSKKTTETPVSTPTTTTEAGSQLFLDLIDTLSKQKLQELQGAQDIQNILGEVREEDAEAILEKEVEHIADLFLPTESELSSTQPPTTTPYPTVGGMYILHFLQQVEQVNWNELKDNFNDDNAVLNQFLETVRLGDDLEQAIGQIGILMRTETTSEVPETTSKQPARLSTDLLQSPRPDSELFLDLIADLGKTKAEAGNENLLVIQNLKEIFDKEKNPTGEILDVELDRLNQLWGPTETALVTTPLETTMAPTTRVSGEHILDLFDEMAEITKDQHGLDNKGLSIINSMLKGVLNETDRFNLNDEVKHMLGLLQPEEVQGSTLGPTKEVTTHLEGFEVTSVETKNDQEALFDLLSGHSMFENKLREDTDEVQNIVDFFENFKQTDKNLLANEIAKLKNSLLYSEPTTPAVPTSTEETTPTTPQLPYAVSTLPTEVSPSFTTHAGEETFLDNLRYLVGRINTDLPWDDMQRVGALSRELDKDAEQKMKEQFGFVKDIMHDVGEREKSTPKTSHVTTTSLMQKVTATAHASTTTNMMTSAINPTEAVLVKETTEGVVVKETTEGVAVKQTTEGVLVKETTEGVVVKETTEGVLVKETTEGVLVKETTEGVLVKETTEGVVVKETTEGLVATPETSSETTVRLGTTTKMSIDRWTDWSSWGDCSSTCGLGEQSRNRDCRLLIEGLAIPSTNCEGSPAETIGCDMGQCPVPSTPYSPVDRWTEWSSWGDCSNTCGMGEQSRMRDCRLFIQGLVIPSSNCEGSPAETMACELRRCPVIPNVDGRWSEWSTWTDCSSKCGPGNQTHYRGCDSPAPSGDGLSCEGAMTESQDCLGDPKLCQHTPVEEPLLIRTTPKPHIVRPSRKPVDKTVAVAVLATFISVVVVVLISCIVFKTRKSYGKREYRGDRPMFYR
- the LOC139950501 gene encoding uncharacterized protein isoform X1, with amino-acid sequence MGAYTGVKTIAICIVLPLILANAQYGQWSTWSECLEIGTFHNNDVIMSSHRSRSCREIHQNTAVNKTGCNELHFEIRACEQCQNCNKGSTPTTNQHELSLTVNAEELEEYNKTTADEQLNITHQENHSRQSRAADLFSFLSGSPGRQGKSRSSQTAENSQDFRQLLSQAGRKKIDKTSDEHFNSLWDLVQQIPIDETKAKTQSTPGLETQSEAIPESDAFLKLLGDTIKESVDKNKQVNPKELDDIGNLINEAEETVDNTQLSQHLDDLNKLVRLGETTTVVPITEEHLTERLTTPTVSTTATVKPETMPPTTEEQTTTEVPTTVTVKLETMPPTTEEQTTTEVPTTVTVKLETMPPTTEEQTTTEVLTTVTARPETMPPTTEEQTTTEVLTTVTVRPETTLLTTEKYQEPTTTETTTSLSKFTTVAATEEVATEELETTSTPITTPRVLTLTSRVETQREGIPGPEDFLKLFGETIKESVDKHEKVNPGDLEDIGNLINEAEETIDNTQLSQHLDDLNKLVRLGETTTFLPTTEEHLTERLTTTEVQTTRTVKPERIPLTSEPMTTLMPEIQIELTSYAPMTLQQLQTTEVVIRQTTQPTNSEGPPTQAKVTHANVQEDFLKLLDETFKDADTAHHTPNPNDLQDFQDLIEVAEKTIDNKQLSESLNQLGQILNPVELSTTKMTTEVEASPTTVFGEDLLNLIDKAGMGNDSKIQEAYLNNMLDEIGNLSESKVSEKDLDLIKELLQLGGGRHTTSTPQSEASTIKPTIGGQYLLEFLNKTGVINPEDIQAEFKKEFGILDQFLVDHNVKPDEEVRDIINKIGSLLRTAPPTTTAATTTLPVPSTTREGEALLGLIKQLEETEKKHEEENNRQVQNLEELFQGVGEADRDIFSHELNHLNQLFNPTTEPMVTTVPTVTRDKVLAFVDEIAGLPEEESQKSKEDIAIINQIFEGLQESDGDVLDNEIQQLMGLLAPTEITPTSLLTTEPYKTTAKMAGEELINFIDEFDETKPKTGEKNKDQIQSFEQLFKEVKETNKDILSHEINHLNQLFNPSTMTMETSAIPTKNVLDFVDRFIKLTLNETLTSRAEVNNLDDLFQALNESDEAVLSDEINQLLGLLMPTSATTVAPPTTTLSGQYLLELFNKTELINKEKLLDEWGNDINLVDGILEKVPLHLNEDLLNNIGNLLKEKTTPFPATTEASETKEQQLLDLMETLGKMELKVSDNNLIEVQALEEIFNTSMGEDKDKLMEDLAHLQSILSPETQPLTTSGVGLLDFIDGIRETEKDKLEGEQGLQDIQDVLVEVLESNEEDMLAAEVDHLAQLFMPTVVPTTAYVSTVEPTIEGKYILDLLLGVEQINGSKLLEDLKNDESLVNQFVNTGKVKFGDDLEEAIGQIGMLLIKKTTEAPATTEANSKLILDLIDTLGKEKVQAIQGVQDIQNVLVEFHEQDGEDILEAEVDRLSQLFLPATTTPVPTTQPTVGRKYILDFLLKVGQVNASELIKDLRNDKSLVDQFVETGKRKMGDDLQEAIDQIALLLSKKTTETPVSTPTTTTEAGSQLFLDLIDTLSKQKLQELQGAQDIQNILGEVREEDAEAILEKEVEHIADLFLPTESELSSTQPPTTTPYPTVGGMYILHFLQQVEQVNWNELKDNFNDDNAVLNQFLETVRLGDDLEQAIGQIGILMRTETTSEVPETTSKQPARLSTDLLQSPRPDSELFLDLIADLGKTKAEAGNENLLVIQNLKEIFDKEKNPTGEILDVELDRLNQLWGPTETALVTTPLETTMAPTTRVSGEHILDLFDEMAEITKDQHGLDNKGLSIINSMLKGVLNETDRFNLNDEVKHMLGLLQPEEVQGSTLGPTKEVTTHLEGFEVTSVETKNDQEALFDLLSGHSMFENKLREDTDEVQNIVDFFENFKQTDKNLLANEIAKLKNSLLYSEPTTPAVPTSTEETTPTTPQLPYAVSTLPTEVSPSFTTHAGEETFLDNLRYLVGRINTDLPWDDMQRVGALSRELDKDAEQKMKEQFGFVKDIMHDVGEREKSTPKTSHVTTTSLMQKVTATAHASTTTNMMTSAINPTEAVLVKETTEGVVVKETTEGVAVKQTTEGVLVKETTEGVVVKETTEGVLVKETTEGVLVKETTEGVLVKETTEGVVVKETTEGLVATPETSSETTVRLGTTTKMSTPSATTLYSPVDRWTDWSSWGDCSSTCGLGEQSRNRDCRLLIEGLAIPSTNCEGSPAETIGCDMGQCPVPSTPYSPVDRWTEWSSWGDCSNTCGMGEQSRMRDCRLFIQGLVIPSSNCEGSPAETMACELRRCPVIPNVDGRWSEWSTWTDCSSKCGPGNQTHYRGCDSPAPSGDGLSCEGAMTESQDCLGDPKLCQHTPVEEPLLIRTTPKPHIVRPSRKPVDKTVAVAVLATFISVVVVVLISCIVFKTRKSYGKREYRGDRPMFYR